In one Salvia hispanica cultivar TCC Black 2014 unplaced genomic scaffold, UniMelb_Shisp_WGS_1.0 HiC_scaffold_1174, whole genome shotgun sequence genomic region, the following are encoded:
- the LOC125198034 gene encoding LOW QUALITY PROTEIN: zinc finger protein ENHYDROUS-like (The sequence of the model RefSeq protein was modified relative to this genomic sequence to represent the inferred CDS: inserted 3 bases in 2 codons), with protein sequence MWFKSQRSTKRQPNLAEPSEFPDKSQTLQIPPRGRNGDNFITDSERSEIEQLAEAAPPLKRKRNLPGMPDPDSEVIALSPKTLLATNRFVCEICSKGFQRDQNLQLHRRGHNLPWKLRQRTSKEVRKRVYVCGDDCVHHEPTRALGDLTGIKKHFCRKHGEKKYKCERCSKKYAVQSDCKAHMKTCGXSGIRCDCGTLFSRRDSFITHRAFCDALAQEISRPQPXHKGGGDVEPSPPPPAASSPPQPPLTPSTRVLSPVLSIQSSAGLPENHQTIHLQPPPSTAPAVPSSSSASSSHIPQTEALCLLC encoded by the exons ATGTGGTTCAAATCCCAAAGGAGCACTAAACGACAACCCAATTTGGCAGAACCCAGTGAGTTCCCCGACAAATCTCAGACCCTGCAGATTCCGCCACGTGGACG AAATGGAGATAATTTCATCACCGACTCGGAACGGAGCGAAATCGAGCAGCTGGCGGAAGCAGCTCCACCGCTGAAGAGGAAGCGGAACCTTCCTGGAATGCCTG ATCCGGATTCGGAGGTGATCGCGTTGTCGCCGAAGACGCTGCTGGCGACGAATAGATTCGTGTGCGAGATCTGCAGCAAAGGCTTCCAGCGCGACCAGAATCTGCAGCTGCACCGGCGCGGCCACAACCTGCCGTGGAAGCTGAGGCAGCGCACGAGCAAGGAGGTGCGGAAGCGCGTGTACGTGTGCGGAGACGACTGCGTCCACCACGAGCCGACGAGGGCGCTCGGCGACCTCACCGGGATAAAAAAGCACTTCTGCCGGAAACACGGCGAGAAGAAGTACAAATGCGAGCGCTGCTCCAAGAAATACGCCGTCCAGTCCGATTGCAAGGCGCACATGAAAACTTGCGG TTCGGGAATACGTTGCGACTGCGGCACTTTGTTTTCGAg GAGGGATAGTTTTATCACGCATAGGGCGTTTTGCGATGCGTTGGCGCAGGAGATTAGCCGTCCGCAGC GACATAAAGGCGGCGGAGATGTTGAGCCCTCGCCACCGCCTCCTGCTGCTTCCAGTCCGCCGCAACCGCCGCTGACTCCGTCTACTCGAGTGCTGTCTCCGGTGCTGTCCATACAAAGTTCCG CTGGATTGCCGGAGAATCATCAGACAATCCACTTACAACCACCGCCATCCACCGCCCCGGCCGTCCCAAGCAGCTCATCCGCCTCGAGCAGCCACATTCCCCAAACGGAGGCGTTATGCCTATTATGCTAA
- the LOC125198039 gene encoding uncharacterized protein LOC125198039: MNWVQRKIYLYNVTFGLYMLDWWERYLFNTLVVVLMWFIFYNTSRYVTDFCKRHLH; the protein is encoded by the exons ATGAATTGGGTTCAACGCAAGATTTATCTTTACAACGTCACCTTCGGTCTCTACATGCTCGATTGGTGGGAGCGCTATCTTTTCA ATACACTTGTTGTTGTGCTGATGTGGTTTATCTTCTACAACACTTCGAGATACGTGACTGATTTCTGCAAAAG GCACCTGCATTGA